The Dehalococcoides mccartyi CG5 genome contains the following window.
GTGGTAAAGACGGCCGGGAACCATTCACTGGTGCTGTTGGCAGTATTGATGCGAACTCTCCAGTAATAGCTGGTTGAGTTGGTCAAAGTGCCGTCATAGGCCCAGTAATTGGTGGTCAGGCTCTTGGTAGCCAAAACCTTGGTAGCATCAGCGAAGGTAGGATCGGTGCTGAGTATCAGGTCATAGCTGACAGCAGTAGCAACTGAATCCCATGCAAACACGGGTTTAATGGGGATATTGATAGCGCCATTGGTAGGCATCAGGTTAACAGTGTAGTCGGGACGATCAGGCTGGGTGGAGACTGAAGCAGTACCCACGAAGCTCATGACCGGATCAACAGCCCAGACGCTTACCTGATACACAGTATCAACATCAAGATCATTAATCTTAAAGCTGGTTCCGACAGTGGTACCATCGGAAGTAAAGGCAGATGTGGTCATATAAGCAACTTTAGCACCGGTAGCAGCATCTGTGATGTATACATAGTACATTACTTCAATGTTGCTATTGTCAACATTCAAGGCATCCCAAGTTACAGTCAAGGATGTGGTGGTGATCTTGGTTATCTGAACATTGGCAACAGGTACTGCCATCTTGTCAGTGTAAACATACAGTTCGGCACCAAAGATACCGTAAAGCATGTTAGCACCGGGGGCGGCAATACCAATCAGTTTAGTGCCTACTGCAGTACCAGGGGTAGCGACAGAACCAGCATAGCTGGTAGTGCCAACCATGGTAAAGCGAGAAAGACCATCGGCAACGGCATTAGCGTCCAGAACATAGAGTACGCTACCACCAGAAGCAATGCCGGAGAAGATACCTACGCCGTTAACAACAGCGGAGGTAGCAGCCCAGTCAAAGTCGGTAACGGGAGTAGCAGTGCCCAGTTCTTTCCAAGCGGGAGTGGTAGCGGCAAAGTCATACTTGAATGCGCCACCGTCGCTACCGGTCAGGTAGACAACGCTGTTGCTGCCATTCTGGAAAGTTACCAGAGATGTTGCAGAAACGGTAGGAGCAGCGGCAGAAGGAGTGCTCCAGGTAACGCCGCCATCAATGGATTTGGAAACCTTGCCGAGAGAACCGGTGGCTACTAATACAGAACCATCAGTTGAAACAGCAAAGGAGGTAACAATACCAACAGCACAGGGGCGGCCAAACCAGAGAACGCCATTGGTGCTGGTCTGGTAAACTACATTAGCACCACCAACCAAGATGGTGTTGGCATTGGAAACAAACCAAGAAGAAATAAGAGCAGCACCGTCAACAGTGGTAATGTTGCTTACCTGAGCGGTGAAGGTCTGGCCGTTATCCAGTGAGCGCCAGATCATAGTACCGCCGAGGGAAGCTACAAATACTGCATCACCAGCGGGTGAAACAGCAACATCAATGTCGCCATCTTCGCCAACCATGGAGGTTGAGAAGACACGTTCGTAAACACCACCGGACAGACGCCAGACACTCTGTTCAACATAGTCATAGGTGACTACAAACAGGTTGCCGGCAATGTTTGCAACTTCGTTGATAGCCTGGCGCATCATAGAAATGGTATTCCATGTTTTGCCAAAGTCAGCAGTGTAAGAAACACCGCAGTCCCAACCGCCGGTACCAGCAAGGGCTTTACCGGAGGTGGCGAAGTCAGCCAAAGCCAAAACGGTTACATCCTCATCAAACCAGCTATGAGAACCGGTAGGGGCTTTGCTGGTCTTGGTGAAGGTAAGGCCGTCGGCAGAATACCAAGTTTTGGGTTTCCAATCTGAGGTATTGGTGTAACCACCGATAATCAGCTTGGCAGTGCCGACGCCGCCGGCGCCGTCAATATCAGAGACTTCGGTTTCGGTGTCAAGGCCGCTGACGTTAAGGTCAATGGTCTTGGTGCTGTTACCATACCACAGGTAGACATCACCCTGATCATACATAGTGGCCAAGGCCAGCCAGGCCTGGAATTTGCCGGAGGTCAGGCTGGAGCTGAAATCAGAGGGCAGCCAGAGTTCGGCATGGTAAACACCAGAGATGGAAATATCGTTGCCCTGCATTACTTCTGCATCTTTGCAGGTAGCAGGCTGGTTCCACTGATTGCCAAAGTATTTGGCGGTAATATAGGTAGCTTCAGAACCATCTGTAGTGTCTTCGGCTACAGCAATAATACCCTGCTTGGTGGCAAAGTCAGTGGGGTCTACAACTACGTCCCAGACATTACAACTATCCCAAGCATCATCACGCTGACCAATGACATCAAGGTCAGTCCAGGGCATACCAAAGGCGGTTTCCTGGCACATATATACGCCGTTAATACCAACGCCGCCAAAGGTGGCGGTGCCAGCAAAGACGTATTTGTTAGCGCCGGCATAACCGACATCCAAAGTTACAATATCACCATCAGGAATGGCGGTCACAAAATTGGAAGTTGCATAAGTGACAAGATTTGACAGCTTGTTCCAGGTTACACCACCGTCCTTGGTGGTATAAATTTCAGAACCGTCAGTGAAGTAAACTTCATTGGCGTTTACGCTGGAAGCACAGACATCAAAGATATAGTCACCATCAAGAACGGGGTTAGAACCGTCCCAGTTGCTGAAAACCATCTTCCAGGTGCGGCCGGCATCGGTTGACTTGAAGACGCGTACGAGAGTGTCGTCTCCATCATCATAAACAGCGGTCGCATAAACAGCGGTTTTGTCAGCATTCCATTCCAGAATACCGATGTCATAGAAACGCATGTCAGTGTCACTGACAACATAGCCGCCGGTGGCGCCGGAACCGGGCAGGGCGATCTTGCTCCAAGCCTGGTTGGCAGCAGCTACGGGGGTAGCGACAGCGAACATGGACAGAACCATGGCAGCAGTCAGGACTACGCCCAGTACTTTACTTATTTTTGTCTTAAACATCGACCTAAAAATTTCCTTTTTTATTATTTTATGCAAATGTCTTCATATTATATATGTATATATGAAGACCAAGAGTGGTCCAATTTCGCATCAATCAAAGACGCTTCCCCTTACGGGTGCATACAAATTACACCACCACCTTTCATGGTTTAACCTATCTTATATAATAACACAGGCTGTCAATACTTTATTAGTATTTTGCCCCAATTTGGCTAATAAATACTATAGTTTTGATACCCTCTACGTTTGAAAATATTTTTTTATCCTTTTTAGCTTACATTTCCTTCTGGAGGTTAGCCAAAAATTCAGCATTGTTCTTGGAGCGGCGCAGGCGGTCCAGCAGGCGCTCGTTAACCTCTGTATAGTGGTTGGCGTCATCAGCGATAATAGCTACCATTCTCCGCAGGAGCTGTACCTGCTTGTAGTTGTCACCCAGCAGAAGCTCTTCACGGCGGGTGCTTGAGCGGGGTATATCCAAAGCCGGGAATACACGGCGTTCGGCCAAACGGCGTTCCAGATGAAGTTCCATATTGCCGGTGCCTTTGAACTCTTCATAAATAAGGTCATCCATGCGGCTGCCGGTTTCCACCAGACAGGTGGCAATGATGGTAAGAGAGCCGCCTTCTTCGGTATTGCGGGCAGCCCCGAAGAATTTCTTGGCGGGGTGGAGGGCTACCGGGTCAATACCGCCGGAAAGGGTGCGGCCTGATGAGGGCATGGCCAAGTTGTAGGCACGGGTAAGGCGGGTAATGCCGTCCAGCAGGATAAAGACGTCTTTGCCGCTCTCTACCATGCGCTTGGCCCGTTCCAGTGCCAGTTCGGCTACCCGGGTCTGGTTTTCTACCGGTTCGTCAAAGGTGGCGGCCATTACCTCGCCCCGCACGTGGCGGCGCATATCGGTTACTTCTTCAGGGCGTTCACCTATAAGGACTACCATTATGTGTATATCGTTATAATTGGTAGCGGTGGCATTAGCTATGTTTTTCAAAATGGTGGTCTTGCCGGCCTTGGGCGGGGAAACAATAAGACCGCGCTGTCCCCTGCCTATGGGGGCTATCAGGTTTATGAGGCGGGTGGCCAGTTCGGTGGGGGTGGTTTCCAAATTTATCAGGCGGTCAGGAAAGGTGGGAACCAGAGCACCGAAATTCGGGCGGCGTTTGGCCATTTCGGGGTTAAGGTCATTGATAGCTTCCACCCGCAGAAGACTGTAATATTTCTCACCCGGCTTGGCCGGCCTCCCTTGGCCTATTACCATATCACCGGTGCGAAGTCCGAAACGGCGTATCTGGGACTGAGACACATATATGTCTGATGAGCTGGGCAGGAGAGATGCCTGTCTAAGGAATCCGTATCCGTCCGGCATTATTTCCAGAATACCCGAACAAAATACATTCCCTTGGGATTCGGTATAAACCTGAATAAGGCGCATCACCAAGTCCTGCTTTTTAAGGGCAGTTACCCCGTTTATACCCATTTCTTTGGCAATATCCAGAAGCTCTTCGCGAGTCTTCTTTTCAAGTTCACTCAGTTCAAATTGTCCGATTTCCATTGTGTCTCACCCCCTATCTAAAACGAATTATTTGTATTTTGGTTTCTATATATAAAGGAAGCACCTTTAATAAACAAACGTCAGTGTTACTTCTGGACTCTTTTCCAGTCAGCCATGAAACGGGCAACACCCGAATCTGTCAGCGGGTGGTTCATCATCTGCATAAGCACCTTGTAGGGTACAGTGGCAATGCTTGCCCCGGTTTGGGCCGCCTGAGTGCAGTGAAGCGGATGGCGGATACTGGCGGCAATCACACGGGTTTCAAACCCGTATTCCTTATATATATTAACTATATCATTTATCAGCATCATGCCGTCATGCCCGGCGTCGTCCAGCCTGCCCACGAACGGGCTGACAAAGGCCGCCCCGGCCAAAGCCCCCAGCAAAGCTTGGTTAACCGAAAAACAGAGTGTCATATTGAAACGGACACCCTCTTTGCTTAGCTTGGAAATTATCTCCAACCCTTCAGTAGTGGCAGGTATCTTAACCACTACATTGGGTGCCCATTTGGCTATTTCACGGGCCTGTTTCAACATTTCGGCGGGGTCTTCAGCCGTAATTTCGGCAGAAACATCACCCTCCGGCAACAAAGCGCATATCTGCTGAACTACAGATTTATAATCACTTATGCCTTCTTTGGCAACCAGTGTGGGATTGGTAGTTACACCACTCACCACCCCGAGTTTCAGGCCTTTTTTAATTTCTTCAATATTGGCGGTATCCAGAAAAATGCGCATTTCTACCTCAGGACCGATTTATATTCATGCCCGTATTTTTAGGGCGAAAGCGGCAAAGAAGGCTGTTCACCATCACGTATAACCTTTTTGGCAGCATTTATAAATTCCCGGAACAAGGGATGGGGACGGTTGGGACGGGAAAGAAATTCCGGGTGAAACTGTGAACCCATCATAAAGGGGTGGCCGGTAACTTCACAAATTTCTACCAGTTTACCGTCAGGAGACAACCCGCTAAATAACATACCGGCTTTGGAAAGGGTATCACGATAATCATTGTTAAACTCAAAACGATGGCGATGACGTTCATTTATCAGGTTATTCCCGTATGCCTGCCCAGCCATGGTACCCGGCTGGATAACACAGGGATAATTGCCCAGACGCATAGTGCCGCCCTTGGAATCCACTCCCCTCTGCTCCGGCAAGAGGTCAATAACCGGATAAGGTGAATCTGGTTCAAATTCGGTAGAATGAGCTTTGTCTGAGCCAAGCACGTAACGGGCAAATTCAATCACCATAACCTGCATACCCAGACATAACCCCAGATAGGGTATGCCATTTTCACGGGCATACTTGACGGCACTTATCATGCCTTCAATACCTCTTATGCCGAATCCGCCCGGTATAATAATGCCCTGAACATGTTTCAAATATTCCTCAGGGCCATTCTTTTCAATATCTTCTGCATGTACCCAGTCTATCTGGATATCCCGCCCGTTATGAATGGCGGCATGACAGAGAGACTCGCGCACTGAATAATAAGCATCTTTGAGTTCCACATACTTGCCAACCAGCGCTATCCTGACTGTCGGGGTGGGTTCTTTAATCTTTTCCACCAACCCGCGCCAGACGCTGAGGTCAGACGGAGAAGCATTCAGGTGAAGACGGCTGACCAGCAAATCCCCCACACCCTCGGACTCGAGCTTAAGGGGAACTTCATATATGGTGGAAACGGTAGGCATAAAGATAACTGCCTTGCGTTCTACGTCACAGAACAAAGAAATCTTGTCTCGGATACCCTCTGATATAGGGTAATCTGCCCGGCAGACTATAATATCAGGCTGGATACCTATCCGCCGAAGCTCGTTAACACTATGCTGGGTAGGCTTGGTTTTAAGCTCCTGGGTGGACTGTATGTAAGGAAGCAGGGTGACATGAATATACAGAACATTATCCCGGCCGGTATCATTCCGCATCTGGCGGATAGCCTCAAGGAAAGGCTGACCTTCAATATCACCGACTGTGCCGCCCACTTCCACTATCACCACATCAGCTTTGGAACGGTCTGCCAGACGCTGTATTCTGGCCTTTATCTCCTGAGTAACATGGGGCACTACCTGTATGGTACCTCCCAGATAATCACCCCGGCGTTCTTTGTTTATAACCTCGGAATACACCTGCCCGGAGGTAACGGTGGAATCAGCAGTAAGTTCGATATCTATAAAGCGTTCATAACTTCCCAGATCAAGGTCGGTTTCAGCCCCGTCTTGGGTTACAAAAACCTCGCCATGCTGGTAGGGGGACATGGTACCGGGGTCCACGTTCAGATAGGGG
Protein-coding sequences here:
- the rho gene encoding transcription termination factor Rho; amino-acid sequence: MEIGQFELSELEKKTREELLDIAKEMGINGVTALKKQDLVMRLIQVYTESQGNVFCSGILEIMPDGYGFLRQASLLPSSSDIYVSQSQIRRFGLRTGDMVIGQGRPAKPGEKYYSLLRVEAINDLNPEMAKRRPNFGALVPTFPDRLINLETTPTELATRLINLIAPIGRGQRGLIVSPPKAGKTTILKNIANATATNYNDIHIMVVLIGERPEEVTDMRRHVRGEVMAATFDEPVENQTRVAELALERAKRMVESGKDVFILLDGITRLTRAYNLAMPSSGRTLSGGIDPVALHPAKKFFGAARNTEEGGSLTIIATCLVETGSRMDDLIYEEFKGTGNMELHLERRLAERRVFPALDIPRSSTRREELLLGDNYKQVQLLRRMVAIIADDANHYTEVNERLLDRLRRSKNNAEFLANLQKEM
- a CDS encoding CTP synthase, whose product is MSKFIFVTGGVVSSVGKGITVASLGNILKSRGLSVSVQKLDPYLNVDPGTMSPYQHGEVFVTQDGAETDLDLGSYERFIDIELTADSTVTSGQVYSEVINKERRGDYLGGTIQVVPHVTQEIKARIQRLADRSKADVVIVEVGGTVGDIEGQPFLEAIRQMRNDTGRDNVLYIHVTLLPYIQSTQELKTKPTQHSVNELRRIGIQPDIIVCRADYPISEGIRDKISLFCDVERKAVIFMPTVSTIYEVPLKLESEGVGDLLVSRLHLNASPSDLSVWRGLVEKIKEPTPTVRIALVGKYVELKDAYYSVRESLCHAAIHNGRDIQIDWVHAEDIEKNGPEEYLKHVQGIIIPGGFGIRGIEGMISAVKYARENGIPYLGLCLGMQVMVIEFARYVLGSDKAHSTEFEPDSPYPVIDLLPEQRGVDSKGGTMRLGNYPCVIQPGTMAGQAYGNNLINERHRHRFEFNNDYRDTLSKAGMLFSGLSPDGKLVEICEVTGHPFMMGSQFHPEFLSRPNRPHPLFREFINAAKKVIRDGEQPSLPLSP
- the fsa gene encoding fructose-6-phosphate aldolase, giving the protein MRIFLDTANIEEIKKGLKLGVVSGVTTNPTLVAKEGISDYKSVVQQICALLPEGDVSAEITAEDPAEMLKQAREIAKWAPNVVVKIPATTEGLEIISKLSKEGVRFNMTLCFSVNQALLGALAGAAFVSPFVGRLDDAGHDGMMLINDIVNIYKEYGFETRVIAASIRHPLHCTQAAQTGASIATVPYKVLMQMMNHPLTDSGVARFMADWKRVQK
- a CDS encoding fibronectin type III domain-containing protein; its protein translation is MFKTKISKVLGVVLTAAMVLSMFAVATPVAAANQAWSKIALPGSGATGGYVVSDTDMRFYDIGILEWNADKTAVYATAVYDDGDDTLVRVFKSTDAGRTWKMVFSNWDGSNPVLDGDYIFDVCASSVNANEVYFTDGSEIYTTKDGGVTWNKLSNLVTYATSNFVTAIPDGDIVTLDVGYAGANKYVFAGTATFGGVGINGVYMCQETAFGMPWTDLDVIGQRDDAWDSCNVWDVVVDPTDFATKQGIIAVAEDTTDGSEATYITAKYFGNQWNQPATCKDAEVMQGNDISISGVYHAELWLPSDFSSSLTSGKFQAWLALATMYDQGDVYLWYGNSTKTIDLNVSGLDTETEVSDIDGAGGVGTAKLIIGGYTNTSDWKPKTWYSADGLTFTKTSKAPTGSHSWFDEDVTVLALADFATSGKALAGTGGWDCGVSYTADFGKTWNTISMMRQAINEVANIAGNLFVVTYDYVEQSVWRLSGGVYERVFSTSMVGEDGDIDVAVSPAGDAVFVASLGGTMIWRSLDNGQTFTAQVSNITTVDGAALISSWFVSNANTILVGGANVVYQTSTNGVLWFGRPCAVGIVTSFAVSTDGSVLVATGSLGKVSKSIDGGVTWSTPSAAAPTVSATSLVTFQNGSNSVVYLTGSDGGAFKYDFAATTPAWKELGTATPVTDFDWAATSAVVNGVGIFSGIASGGSVLYVLDANAVADGLSRFTMVGTTSYAGSVATPGTAVGTKLIGIAAPGANMLYGIFGAELYVYTDKMAVPVANVQITKITTTSLTVTWDALNVDNSNIEVMYYVYITDAATGAKVAYMTTSAFTSDGTTVGTSFKINDLDVDTVYQVSVWAVDPVMSFVGTASVSTQPDRPDYTVNLMPTNGAINIPIKPVFAWDSVATAVSYDLILSTDPTFADATKVLATKSLTTNYWAYDGTLTNSTSYYWRVRINTANSTSEWFPAVFTTVKADAAPVEVNNPPAITLTVPQAETPVYIWLIVAVGAILTLAVIVLIVRTRRVV